The genomic region CTTACTCGGCTTTATCGATTTCAATTGTAGAGGAAGCTTCTGGAGCTGGAGTAGCTTCAGTAGCAGGAGCCGCCGCTGCAGTAGCAGCAGGATCTTCTTTTTTAGCTCCGACTGGATCCTCGTCCATGATGAACTTACCACTTTCGTCGTATTCACCTTGGTATTCCAAAGCAAGTGCTTCTGAATCAAGATCTTCGCTGAAGCGAGGTTGTTCTACAACTCCACCTGTTCCTTCGATCACCGCATTAGACATGGTTTCGAGGAATAAGGAGATCGCGCGGATCGCGTCGTCATTACCTGGGATTGGATAGTCGATCAATTCAGGATCACAGTTAGTATCAACTACTGCGAAAATTTTTAGACCAAGTTTACGGGCCTCTTTAACTGCGATCTCTTCTTTCTTAGGATCGATCACGAAAAGAATTTCAGGAATGCTAGTCATGTCCTTGATCCCGCCCAGAGTTTTGCGGAGTTTGTCTAGCTCTCTACGAAGAGATAAAACTTCTTTTTTAGTTTTTACTTCTTTTTCGAAGGTATTGTCTGTTTCCATTCCCTCTAGTTTTTTCAAACGAGCGATGGATTTTTTAACTGTATTCCAGTTAGTTAAAAGTCCGCCCGGCCAGCGGTTATTGATGAAGAACATGCTACAACGGAGTGCTTCTCTTTCGATCGCTCCTCTCGCTTGTTTTTTAGTTCCAACGAATAGGACTTTTTTTCCTTCGGAAGTAATCTTCTTCAACGCGTCATAAGCTTCTTTCGCTTTTTGAACGGTTTTTTGAAGGTCGATGATATGGATCCCGTTTCTTGCTGTGAAGACATAGGGAGCCATTTTCGGATTCCATTTTCTTGTCTGGTGACCGAAGTGAACTCCGGTTTCCAGAAGGTTTTTCATGGAAATTACTGACATGAGTTGTTTACCCCTTTTTTAGTACGAAGAACAATGTCGCCACAAGTCCCAAGAGACTTGCAGGGGTAACTTGTGCTTCGACTTTAATTACGTAAAGTTCCAGCCGAACCGGTTCTTGTAAGAGGTAGACGGAGAGGATATGGACCCCAAAAACGTTGTCGATGATTACTCCGACTACGGCTCCGGCCAAGGTTCCTAATAAGATGGCTAATGCGATTTTAGACGCTTTTCCGCCGTCCATAGGTCGTTTCGGGCTGGCAGATACCAATTTTTCAGGTCGGACCGAAGGGTCAATCCTTATTAGGAAGGATCATCTCACAGTTGCCTTCGAAGATCACTCCATCAGCAATCTGCAGCTTGGCAGTCTTGATGTTTCCGTTTACCTTTCCGCTAGGAAGCATTTCCAATCTTTGGGTAGCGATCACGTTTCCTGTGATCTCTCCCCCAACGATTACAGTTCCTGCCTTGATATTGGCTCTGACCTTGGCTCCTTCGCTAACTAATAGAAATCCTTCGGATTCTATTTCCCCTTGGAATTCACCTGAGATCTCCAAAGGTTTTTTGAAGTTTAGAATACCTGAGAAATGAGTGCCTCTTCCTAAAACAGTGGAGATAGTCCCGAATTCGGTTACTGTGCGGCTTGGTTTGGATGCGGTTGCGGATTTTTTTGACATGATACCAGATTATTTCGTTTTCATCTCGAAAACCCCATCCCAATCTTCAGGTGGAGGATTCGCGATAAATGCTTCGCAGCGTCCTATATATTTTTTAGAAGGCCCGTCGTTCGGAGTGATCTCTACTGCTTTTTTGAATAGTTCCCAAGCTTCCTTGAACTTTCTATTCTTGTACAGTGCGAGACCCTCGTCGTACAATTTGAGAGTTTGTTTAAAAGACTCGGTGACCATTTAGCTCACTCCTTATAGAGAACGACAACTGCAGTAGAATAATTTTCCGCATGGCTGATGGATACGGAAACACCGCTATAGCCTTTCTCGATGAACAATTCTTTGGATTTTCCGTGAAGTACCAATTCTTTTTTTCCAAAATCTTTCCCGAAAAGTTCGATTTCTCTCATATCAAGGATCACTTTGTGACCGGGTTCTATCGCCTTAATGAATGCTTCTTTTACACAAAATCTTCCGCTGAGATGAGGGACTGGATCTTTTCTGCCCGAACAATACGCGATCTCAGTTTCGGAAAATACTCTTTTCAGAAATCGATCTCCGTGTTTATTGAGTAAGTCTCTGATCCTGGAATTTTCTACGATATCATTCCCTACGGTGATCTTCATTCTTCCTCAGGCTCCGGCAGAGGTTCTTCCGAGCCCGGATCCGAGTTTCCATCTCCCCCATCCTCGCTTCCAGTTCCACCTGAACCTATATCTGGACGGACTCTGTACAGGATGGAAATTCGATCTGGGAAAACTCCCTGGATCTCTACCGATTTTAAACTAGGTGCTTTTTCCAAACGGATTTTTGCGACCACAGGTTTACTATCCGGAAGGATCTTTTTGGTTTTAGGATCGTATTTATGAGAACATACCACACTTGCATTTAGACCTTTGATGATCTGGATACTTCTTAATGGAGTTTTGGACTGTAATTTTACGGAAACTTCCTGCTCTGAAAACTCTGCTTCCAGATTTTTATCCAAGTTCTGGCATTTTACAGGAACACCTAAGACTATACTTTCTCCAGGAGTGGAAGAATCAGCTACGATATTCACTGTTACTGAAACTTCTTTTATATTGTCTCTATATCTTAAACCTGCAGGAAGATCCGGAACCTTGAATTTTTGAGTGAATGTCTTAGTCTTATCTTTCAAAGAGATAGAAGGTAAACTGACTAACCTTCCCACCTTATCGAACTCGGAAGGATTTCCTACAACAACTAGGCTCGTAGGAGAAACGAAATGGGAAGATTTGATATAATCCTTAGGAGGATCTCCCACAAGCTTAGGCTCTATTATAAGAGTCCTACTTACGTTTGATTCTATAATGATTTTAACTTTTTCTTTTCCGGGGATTTTAGAAATTCTTAAACCTGGAGTTGTGCCCCCAAAGCGGACCACATTTACTATATTCTCTCCTGGATGAAGATCAGCAGGAGAAATATATGCCTTTAAGGAAGGAGTGTAGAAATTCACATAATCTCTTACACCTTCCACCTTAACAGGAAAAGTAGTGTCCGATCCTTTAGCGATAATGAGACCACCGCTAAGTTTAGGGTATTCTATCTTGATATTTACTTCTCTTACAAGAATTTTAGAATTTTGTAAATTAATATAGAATAATGTGGCAAGAATGACGGAGCCTAATTTTGCCTGCCAGTTGTTTAAGAGAGCCTTAATCATTCGACTCCCCTATTTCTTCAGACTCGGTCTTTTTGTCGGAGTTTGGATTTACTGGTCCTGCTTTCTTTTCCTGAAGGATAGTATTTAAAAGATTTTTTAATTCGATCGGTTTGACCGGATGGATCATTTCCCCATCGTGACAGACCGAAATTTCTCCTGTTTCTTCCGAAGTGACCACTACTACAGCGTCGGATTCTTCCGCGATCCCGAGCGCCGCTCTGTGTCTAGCGCCCATACGTGCATCGTCTAAATTTTGGGCCATCGGTAAAAAAGCACCTGCACATGCGATCCGGTTCTGCTCTATGATGACTGCTCCATCATGAAGCGCGGTATTCTTTTTGAATATGGTAAGAAGAAGACTCGTAGAGAGAATAGCATCCAACTGAACCGCTTGCTCCGCGATGTCTTTGAGACTATGCTCTCTGACGATCGCAATCAAAGATCCCGTCTTATTTTTGGCCATGATCTTGGCGGCCTCTACGATCTCATCCAGATCAGTTACAGTCTTTAAAAGAAAAGGACGGAACAATCGAAGCCTCGCCATATCGCCAGTGATCTTACGAAGTTCCGGCTGGAGTAGAACGATGATCGCAAACACAAGTGCAGGACGGATATTGTCTATGATCCAATCCAGAAGTTCAAAATTCAATGTTTGGGCAAAGATCCCAAGCACCCAAATAAGGCCGATCCCCAAGAGAAGCTGGACCCCTCTTGTCCTACGGATGGTAGAATAGAATTGATAGATTAAAAAACTAACGATCAGAATATCCAGGACCATAACGATCCCGAACTTATCACTTTGGAATAAACTGATGTTTTTTAAAAAATCCATTCCAAGAACCTTTATAACCCTAATACGGAAAACATATCGTAGAGGCCTTTTTCTCTTCCGATCAAAAATTCGGCGGCTTTTACAGAACCGACTGCGAATGTTTTTCTATCCTGTGCCTTATGGGAAATTTCCACTCTTTCTTCGGGAGTGAAAAAATAGACTGTATGATCTCCGATCACTTCTCCCGCTCTGAGAGTATGGATCGCTATTTCTTTAGGATCTCTTTCCGGAAGAATTCCGTGGCGGCCGTGTATAACATTTGACTCCGTTCTGGAGAGAGTTTCTAAAAGTATGGCCTTCAGTTTTTCTGCGGTTCCGGAAGGAGCATCTTTTTTATGACGATGATGGATGTCTTGGATCTCGATATCGGCCAGATCTCCCATGACTCTTGCGGCGATCTCAGTCAGTTTAAATAGAAGATTCACCCCGATGGACATATTTGGAGAATACACGATCGGGATCATTTTAGAAGTTTCTTTTAATAATTCCTTATGAGTTTCCGTAATGCCTGTCGTTCCTACCACAACAGGTTTTTTGAATTCTTTACAGGCAGACAGAACGTCCGACAAAATTTCTCTAATAGAAAAATCGATCACAGTATCCGAATCTGAAATGGATTTAGAAAGATCGTCCGAAAACAAAATTTCATTTTGTTTGAGCCCGGAATGTAAACCGGAATCCAAACCTAGATAAACGGAACCCTTACTTACTACCGCAGCGGAAAGTTCCGAAACTTTAGATTGGGAAAGGACTTGGATAATAGCCTTCCCCATTCTTCCAGAAGCACCAATGACTGCGACACGATTCTTGCGGGCCAAATCGAATTCCTTATTTATAACCTTTTGCTAACAGATCGGAAACCGTTTTTTTCAAACGATCCGCTCCAGCGCCCGCACTCAAAGATGTCATAGGAAGACGGATCTCACCGGAACAGAATCCATTCCAACTCATTACCGCTTTGATCGGAATAGGATTGGTTTCTATAAATGCTAACGCGAATAATTCTACGAAATCATAATGGATCTTTTGCGCAGAGCTCAAGTCCCCTTTTTGAAAGGACTCAACTAACTTCACTAAACTTTCCGGGAATAGATTCGAGATAACGGAAACTACACCTTTTCCGCCTAAGGAAAGAAGAGGAAGGGTCAGATTATCATCTCCGGAAAGAACAGTCATCTTGTCTCCGACAAGAGAGATCAATTTGGACATTTGTCCTAGATCTCCAGTGGCTTCTTTCATGGATCTGATCTTTGGATGTTCCGAAAGACGAAGAACAGTTTCCGGCAATAAATTCACGGAAGTCCTACCCGGAATATTGTACAACATCACAGGCACAGAAGAATGATCCGCGATCTCTTTAAAATGAAGGTACAAACCTTCTTGAGTTGGTTTATTATAATACGGATTGACTTGTAGTATCCCGTCCACTCCGTCTTTGCAAGCTGCCTCGGTCAGTTCCACCGCCTCTCTAGTAGAATTGGAACCGGTTCCTGCCACGACCAAAACCCGCTTTTTGACATGTTTCACGGTTTCGCGGATCAGTTCCGCGTGTTCTTCATGAGAAAGTGTAGGAGATTCGCCAGTGGTACCGCATGGCACCACACCGCTTACCCTCGCTTGGATCTGTTTATCCAAAAGAGAAAAATAGGAATCATAGTCTATTTTCCCGTTCCGGAATGGGGTAATAATGGCAGTAAATACGCCTTGAAACATAATATATAAATTCCTGATCCCTGGGCGATTTGGCAACCGTTTAATAATGATTCCGTACTTGGTCCATTCTCCAACTGAGGTAGATTAATACGCCCATTTCCAAAAAACCTGACCAAACGAATGTAGAAGGAATTCCGATCCGATCGGAGAAAAATCCGGATAAAATTCCGGAAAATGCAGGCACCAAAAGAAAGACCAGGCTATAGAGAGAAAGTATCCTTCCTCTGATATGATTTTCAGTATTTTGCTGGATCCCCGCCGGGATCAGAGTGATGATCACTCCGGTCATAAACCCAAACACGAAAAAACAAATGGAAGTTAGCACCAAACTTTCCGCAAGAAACGGAATAAGTGAGAACAAAAAACAACTGAAGAGAGCGGATCCGAAAAGAATATGCCCCTTCTTCTTTAAACCATGAAGAAGAAATGTAACTCCTCCCCCGATTACAAGCCCAACCCCTAAAGCGGAAAGTATGGCTCCTCTTTGCCCTTCGCTTAGACCTAAAATTTCCTTGGCGTATTTAGGAAGAAGGACCTGAACTGGACCGACTAACAGAACCACGGCGCCCATTAGTAATAAGAACTGAGATACTAACGGAGAATTTTTTAAATACTCAACTAACTCAGAGATCCCTGGACCGGAAGAAGTTTGGCTTCTTTCCCTCATCTGTACCGGGATCAATACCAAAAAGAAAACGCTCAGAACATAAGCGGAGCCTATGCTCATAAAAACATATTTAAAGGAAAAATATTCCTTAAAATATCCGGCTACTAAAGGAGCAAGACCATAGCCAAAAAGAACAAGAGTGTTTAGCCAAACACTATGTTTTCCTATTTTAGAATGTTCTAATAGATCTCCTAGTATCGCAAATCTCCCAGGCATCACAAAAGAGAGTCCTATCCCGGAAAGGACTGAGGATACTAGAAGAAGATACGGTTTTCCAGGAGAGATCCATTCCAAATGCAATGCCAAAGCAGCAAATCCGGAACCACAGGCCATAGAAATTTGAGCTGCTGCAAGAAGCCATTTCCTGGAATATTTATCTAATAATCTACCTGCGGTGAAACTTAAAAACAGAAGAGGAAAACATATAAAGAAGAAGACCCACCCAGAAAAAGTATCCGAATTGGAAATGCTTTGGGAAAGAATAATGGCGGTATAATTGAACATATTACCCGCGAGTAAGCCCAAAATAGAAGAAAGATAGTAAAAAAGAATCACGGGAAGAAGATTGAGAAAAATCAACTCCCCAGGCAAGCCGTTTTCCTAGAAGAAAGCTTTATCTATCGATATTGCCAATTTAGTAATATAGCCTGGCATAGGAATTCTAACCGAAAAATTAATGCCCAAAATAAGGTAATCTTGATCTTCATAGGTAATAAAGTCCTTTCTAACTATAGTACCTTCGAAAAGTATCCGATTACTTCGGTCAGGACTCTGAATGTAACCCTTTAGATGAGACCCTAAAGCGATTTTATGTTCGTCATTTATCGGACCGATCAACCCTACTCCTACTTCGGAAATATCAAATACAAATCCATTAAACGCCAGATCTTCTATATTGGCATGCACTTCAAATTTACATAATTCTTCGGAAGAATACCGAGGCGCTCTCCTGCGTTCCATTTTTTCTCTACCCAACCTTTGTCGTAAGTATAAGACTTTTAAAAAGAAAAAAACCAACCCAAGATTTTCTCTCAAGCCCTGATTAAGTCATACTCGATTAATAATTTATTTCCATTTAATTGAATAAAGCGGATGTTCCAGTAACACTTAGGGAACGAATTTGGCCCAAATCACTTACTCAATTCAAAATAGACGACCGCGCACAAACCAATCCATCAAGTAACAAACGAACACTGTTTTCTAAGTCACCCCCCGTGACATATCCACTCATTCGAGGGATAAAAAAGTATATTATAAAAATTTAATTATATATCAAACGTTCTGTTCTAACAGTGTTCATTTTAAAATTCCATATTGTAATATTACAAATGTTCAATATAGGAAAAATTATTTTATAAGCGAAATATAATTGGAGTGACTTCGAAATTCCAGCATCCATGCTTTGGCTCGAAGAGAATATAGAAATCTCCTTCAATAGAGAGTGGAGTTAATTTAAAAATGAACATTCGAAACTTTTGGAAAATCCTAAGCGGGACTTTCCTAATCATGGGAGCTTCCACGCTTTCGGCACAAAGCCAAGCGCAAATGTTTTCCAGACCCGGAGTAATTGGTGACTCCTTAAGCCAGGGTTTTTATGGCGCAACGGTAGAAGAGAAAACTCAAAACTGGGCTTATCCTGTTTTAGTCTCAAAACAAGCTGGTTCCAACGTTTCGTATAACGTTCTCAAAGGACCGTACTTAAATTTCGAAGATGTGCTTAAAGGTGATTGCGGGGTATTCTGCATCGCTGCTTCCATCATTGGTGGAAACGGATCTACTGTTGGACTTCCAACACATGCAGGGATCACCGGCGCGGATTACACTACGGTTTTACAAACCTCCGGTCAGTGTGAGAATATTAATGCAACTACTTGGGCCAAACAATGGTATTGGGAAACTTGGTACTGGTATACTTATCGCTGGGTGCAAGTTCCAGATTGCCAATCTCCGGATAAATTCCACCAATTCGGTTTAAGAAGTTCCGGAACCCAAATGCAAGTAATGCAGGCAGTGAAACCTAGTTTCTTGTTCGGAACCGCAGCTGCGAACCATGTCCTTTGTACTGCATTAAGCACTTCCACAGATTGTTTGGACCAAGCAAGATTTTTGCGGGATATCCGTTCTACCATGTCTAAAATGGCTGCGATCGGTTCCATCAAAGGTGGAGTTCTGTTTACCGTTCCGAACGTAACTTCTATCGCGTTTTTAGAAAACTATAATGATCCTCAGGGAAGAGTAAACTATTCCGGTTTGAAAGCATTCTTCCGATCTTCGGTTTCTGATCCTTCTCAAGTTTTAGATAAGAATGAGGTTGCCACCATTACGAATTTCTTAACTTCCATAAACAACGAAGTGAAAGCTCAAGCTGTGGCGATGGGATTTGCATTAGCAGATCTTAAAGTTCTTTTTGACGATTTGAAAGAGAATGGTCGATTGATCAAAAGTCCTTCCGGTTATAGCCCAGGTTATGCAAAAGCTAACTGGCCTCTTCCTGGCCAACCTGGTATTTTTGGCTTGGACGGAGTACATCCGAATATGTACGGCCACTCGGTTTTCGCGAACGAGCTGATCAAAGCGATCAATTCCAAATACGGTTATTCTATTCCGCAAGTAAGCGAATACACCGCTTGGTACTATGATTCTTTAAATCGTAATCCGGTTGACTTGAAAAAATTCCTGACAGACACTTTGTTCGGTCAGTTTATTTCTTGGGTCATCGGAATTTTCGTTTAATATTTCGAAGTGTTTCCCGCTCACTCGGGCGGGAAACATCTAAATACAATCTTCTAATTTCAATTTTCTTTTTATCATAATGCAATTCTTTCGTTCTTATTGGCCCTGGATCTCAGGTGCAGTTATTTTTATTCTTTGTATTCTATTTATATTTTGGCCGGATAGAAAAACGAATTCTCCCAGTTTAGGAGAAGAAGCTTCCGAGGTAGTTGATCGAAAATATGGAAGCGGCACCCTGGAATTTCCGGATGCCCCCCATCCTTTTGAAGAAGATCCGGACATAGAAGGCCCAGCTAAAAGACTTTGGCCTGCAGCTTTTAGAGAAAAGAAAACGGAAGAAGAGAGAGAAAAGATCAGAGAAGAATGGATCGATTTTGCAGCAAGATATCCTCGCAATATTTATATCCCGAGCGAATTCCGCCCTCCACTCACTTCAGAAGACGAGAAAAAAGCAAGAGAACAATTGGATAAGGTAACTTCTGCGGAATCCAAGTTTGCTTTATCTAGAAATGAAGGCAGATATGCGCAACCTGGATCTGTTCCAACTCGTCCAAGTGACCCGAATGTAACTCCTGAAGAACAGAAGGCTTACTTCTCTTATAAAATTTCAGAATTAGAATCCAGAATTCAGTTGGTACAGTATGCAATCCAACAAGGTAGAATGGATTCTTCTCAGATCCCACAGGCGAATTCCGATATTGCAAGCTGGCAGAAGGAATTACAACAGTTAAGGCAAGTTTCCGAATCGGTGCCTAGATAATGTTTATGAAGTTTAGAGTATATTCTGTTTTTATAATTTGTTTTGGTTGGGGACTGGGAGCTGCCGCTTTTGGCTTGACTTTAGGATGTTTTGGCCCTCCTCGACCGGATCTTTTGCCCGAAGTTCAAGAAGAAGAATTACCAAGCTTAGAACAAGTAATATCGGATCTCAAAAGCCAAAACCCAAGAATGAGGTCTCAAGCTATTTTAGAATTAGCATCCAGAAACGAAAAAAAGTTCATCCCTATCGCTCGAGAATGGATGAGATCTTCGGAAGAGATCACAAGAGGCCCCGCTATCTTAGCATTAGGGATCTGGAAAGATAAATCTTCTCTTCCTGAAATAATGGTTTTTTTAGATCCTAAATCAGGGATCGATATAGGAACTGTGCTAGAATCCATTGCAAGAATGGAAGATCCTCGGGCAGGAAACCGTGTTGCTGATCTTTTAAACCAAGAAGATGCAAATATTCGACTATTGGCTGTTGACACTTTGGTTCGGATCAATGCAAAACAATCCGGAAAAAATATCTTAATCTCCGCCAAATCAAACAAAGATCCGGAGAAGGCTAAAACTTTTGCAATGGCATTAGGAAAACTGAATGTTATTGAAGCGGAAGATTATCTTATAGATCTTGCTTCTCATTCCGAGCCTGGCCCCACTTTGGCGGCTTCTTATTTGGCACTTGGAAAGATCCGAAGTAAAAAGTCCGTTCCACTTCTGGTAAAAGCGTTACAATCGGATTTTGACAAGGGAAGAGAAAATTCTTCTATTTCTCTTATAGAGATCAAAGATCCGAAAATTTTGCCTTTGGTCCTTCCTATTCTAGAAAACCAAGATAGGGAGATCCGATACAGAGCGGCGGATGTTCTAATTGGAGTTACTAACACCGGATTTTCCACTCACATTTTAGAAGTTTTGGTGAAAGGTAAAGCTATAGCAAAGGCCCCTGCAGCGCATGTTTTAGGTCGTATCAAATTTTCAAAAGCAAGAGAAGAGATAGAGAATACATTAGTAGATCCGAATATTCCGGATAGAGAGATCATTGCTCAATCCTTAGGATATTTGGGTGATAAAAAAAGTATACCGGTACTTATTAAAATCTTAAAAGAAGACCAAACCGAGGCAAGATACGGAGCAGTTTGGGCGTTAGGTGCAATAGGTTCTGAAGAAGCACTTCCATACGTGGAAGAGGCTTGTAAGTCTAAAGACCAAAAATTGGCAAAGATCGCTTCTGAAAGTTTAGGAATGATCGCTTCCCCTAGATCATTGTCACTTTTAGATAAAAAAACGGAAGATTTTCCGGATTTGGCGCCAATCACGCTAGCAGCAATCACTTCTATTCCAGGGGAAGAATCCCGTAAAATTTTAGAAAAATACGCAGAAAGTGAAAATATAAATCTTCACCAAGTTGCCGTTTCTCAACTAGGGGCCAAAAAAGATCCTGCAAGTGTTCCGGTCTTAATTCGATTGCTGCAAGAGGATTCAAGATCTCGGAATAGAAAGTTGATTATTTCCGCATTAAGATCCGTTACCGGATTGAAGTTCGC from Leptospira hartskeerlii harbors:
- the rpsB gene encoding 30S ribosomal protein S2; translated protein: MSVISMKNLLETGVHFGHQTRKWNPKMAPYVFTARNGIHIIDLQKTVQKAKEAYDALKKITSEGKKVLFVGTKKQARGAIEREALRCSMFFINNRWPGGLLTNWNTVKKSIARLKKLEGMETDNTFEKEVKTKKEVLSLRRELDKLRKTLGGIKDMTSIPEILFVIDPKKEEIAVKEARKLGLKIFAVVDTNCDPELIDYPIPGNDDAIRAISLFLETMSNAVIEGTGGVVEQPRFSEDLDSEALALEYQGEYDESGKFIMDEDPVGAKKEDPAATAAAAPATEATPAPEASSTIEIDKAE
- a CDS encoding bactofilin family protein translates to MSKKSATASKPSRTVTEFGTISTVLGRGTHFSGILNFKKPLEISGEFQGEIESEGFLLVSEGAKVRANIKAGTVIVGGEITGNVIATQRLEMLPSGKVNGNIKTAKLQIADGVIFEGNCEMILPNKD
- a CDS encoding tetratricopeptide repeat protein, whose product is MVTESFKQTLKLYDEGLALYKNRKFKEAWELFKKAVEITPNDGPSKKYIGRCEAFIANPPPEDWDGVFEMKTK
- the acpS gene encoding holo-ACP synthase translates to MKITVGNDIVENSRIRDLLNKHGDRFLKRVFSETEIAYCSGRKDPVPHLSGRFCVKEAFIKAIEPGHKVILDMREIELFGKDFGKKELVLHGKSKELFIEKGYSGVSVSISHAENYSTAVVVLYKE
- the cdaA gene encoding diadenylate cyclase CdaA; amino-acid sequence: MDFLKNISLFQSDKFGIVMVLDILIVSFLIYQFYSTIRRTRGVQLLLGIGLIWVLGIFAQTLNFELLDWIIDNIRPALVFAIIVLLQPELRKITGDMARLRLFRPFLLKTVTDLDEIVEAAKIMAKNKTGSLIAIVREHSLKDIAEQAVQLDAILSTSLLLTIFKKNTALHDGAVIIEQNRIACAGAFLPMAQNLDDARMGARHRAALGIAEESDAVVVVTSEETGEISVCHDGEMIHPVKPIELKNLLNTILQEKKAGPVNPNSDKKTESEEIGESND
- the dapB gene encoding 4-hydroxy-tetrahydrodipicolinate reductase, coding for MARKNRVAVIGASGRMGKAIIQVLSQSKVSELSAAVVSKGSVYLGLDSGLHSGLKQNEILFSDDLSKSISDSDTVIDFSIREILSDVLSACKEFKKPVVVGTTGITETHKELLKETSKMIPIVYSPNMSIGVNLLFKLTEIAARVMGDLADIEIQDIHHRHKKDAPSGTAEKLKAILLETLSRTESNVIHGRHGILPERDPKEIAIHTLRAGEVIGDHTVYFFTPEERVEISHKAQDRKTFAVGSVKAAEFLIGREKGLYDMFSVLGL
- the dapA gene encoding 4-hydroxy-tetrahydrodipicolinate synthase — encoded protein: MFQGVFTAIITPFRNGKIDYDSYFSLLDKQIQARVSGVVPCGTTGESPTLSHEEHAELIRETVKHVKKRVLVVAGTGSNSTREAVELTEAACKDGVDGILQVNPYYNKPTQEGLYLHFKEIADHSSVPVMLYNIPGRTSVNLLPETVLRLSEHPKIRSMKEATGDLGQMSKLISLVGDKMTVLSGDDNLTLPLLSLGGKGVVSVISNLFPESLVKLVESFQKGDLSSAQKIHYDFVELFALAFIETNPIPIKAVMSWNGFCSGEIRLPMTSLSAGAGADRLKKTVSDLLAKGYK
- a CDS encoding MFS transporter, translating into MILFYYLSSILGLLAGNMFNYTAIILSQSISNSDTFSGWVFFFICFPLLFLSFTAGRLLDKYSRKWLLAAAQISMACGSGFAALALHLEWISPGKPYLLLVSSVLSGIGLSFVMPGRFAILGDLLEHSKIGKHSVWLNTLVLFGYGLAPLVAGYFKEYFSFKYVFMSIGSAYVLSVFFLVLIPVQMRERSQTSSGPGISELVEYLKNSPLVSQFLLLMGAVVLLVGPVQVLLPKYAKEILGLSEGQRGAILSALGVGLVIGGGVTFLLHGLKKKGHILFGSALFSCFLFSLIPFLAESLVLTSICFFVFGFMTGVIITLIPAGIQQNTENHIRGRILSLYSLVFLLVPAFSGILSGFFSDRIGIPSTFVWSGFLEMGVLIYLSWRMDQVRNHY
- a CDS encoding PilZ domain-containing protein, translating into MRENLGLVFFFLKVLYLRQRLGREKMERRRAPRYSSEELCKFEVHANIEDLAFNGFVFDISEVGVGLIGPINDEHKIALGSHLKGYIQSPDRSNRILFEGTIVRKDFITYEDQDYLILGINFSVRIPMPGYITKLAISIDKAFF
- a CDS encoding HEAT repeat domain-containing protein, which encodes MFMKFRVYSVFIICFGWGLGAAAFGLTLGCFGPPRPDLLPEVQEEELPSLEQVISDLKSQNPRMRSQAILELASRNEKKFIPIAREWMRSSEEITRGPAILALGIWKDKSSLPEIMVFLDPKSGIDIGTVLESIARMEDPRAGNRVADLLNQEDANIRLLAVDTLVRINAKQSGKNILISAKSNKDPEKAKTFAMALGKLNVIEAEDYLIDLASHSEPGPTLAASYLALGKIRSKKSVPLLVKALQSDFDKGRENSSISLIEIKDPKILPLVLPILENQDREIRYRAADVLIGVTNTGFSTHILEVLVKGKAIAKAPAAHVLGRIKFSKAREEIENTLVDPNIPDREIIAQSLGYLGDKKSIPVLIKILKEDQTEARYGAVWALGAIGSEEALPYVEEACKSKDQKLAKIASESLGMIASPRSLSLLDKKTEDFPDLAPITLAAITSIPGEESRKILEKYAESENINLHQVAVSQLGAKKDPASVPVLIRLLQEDSRSRNRKLIISALRSVTGLKFASKNEWINWYIVNFSKKHP